The Planctomycetota bacterium genome segment CCTTCCCCGGGTACGGTAGGTAGAGGACGTCGGGCCAACCGTCGCCGTTGAAGTCCCCCGTGTAGGTCAGGAAATTGTCGGAGTAGTCCTTGGGGTCGAAGGCCTTGGGCGGGCGGATCTCGTGCGTCTTCCGGAAGTCGGGGCCCTCGTACCAGAACGGGCCCGAGACCACGTCCATCTTGCCGTCCCGGTTGAAGTCGGCGCAGAACGCGCCTTCGCAGTAGAACTGGTCGGTCAGTTGGAGCCTTTGGAACTGGGGCGCGGGCGTCCCGGCAAGCACGGCGGAAACGCAAATCCCCAGCCCGATTACGAACAGAACATGCTTGACCATGGCCACTCTCTCCTCATGGATTTCGAAGCCGCGGCCGCGAAGCGCGTCCTCGCGCGGTGCGGCCCTCTGCTTCTTCGTTACACCGTCACGGCGTTACTTCGTCGCCGCTTGCGCGAATCGTTCCGAGGCCGACTGCCAGTCCAGGATCCCCATC includes the following:
- a CDS encoding VCBS repeat-containing protein; its protein translation is MVKHVLFVIGLGICVSAVLAGTPAPQFQRLQLTDQFYCEGAFCADFNRDGKMDVVSGPFWYEGPDFRKTHEIRPPKAFDPKDYSDNFLTYTGDFNGDGWPDVLYLPYPGK